In Longimicrobium sp., the genomic stretch CGATGTTCACGTAGCTGAACATCACCCGCTGCTCTGGTTCGCGTCCGCGCATCCATGCTCCCGGCCGAAGGTTACGGCAATTTACAGCCGTGCCGCTTCGACCGAAAGTGTACATTGCGATTTTTAGCAGCCTGCTAAGTCATAAGTGCCAAGTGCCAAGTGCCAAGTGCCAAGTGATTAAAGGTCCGAACTTCACCATGCTCGGTGTGCGGCCGGACTTATACCACTTAGGACTTGGGACTTGGGACTTGGGACTTCTTTTTGGCTTTAGAACGCGACCTTCGGCACTTCGCGCTCGGCGGCACCGGCCTCGAAGAACTCGCGCGGGTGGAAGCCGAACGGGCCGGCGATCAGGTTCGAGGGGAAGGTCATGATCTTGGCGTTCAGGTCGCGGACGACCGCGTTGTAGTAGCGGCGCGCGTTCTGGACGGCGTCCTCGATCTGCGCCAGCTGCGCCTGCAGGTCGCGGAAGCCGCCGGACGCCTGAAGCTGGGGATACGCCTCGACCGCGACGGTCAGGCCCTGCAGCGCGGTGGTGAGCTGCGCCTCGGCCTGCGCGCGCTGGGCGGGACCGGCACCCTGCGCCTGCATGGCCTGCGTGCGCGCCTGGGTGACGGATTCCAGCGTGCCGCGCTCGTGCGAGGCGTACCCCTTCACCGACTCGACCAGGTTGGGGATGAGGTCCCAGCGCCGCTTCAGCTGCACGTCGATGTCCGACCAGGCGTTCTGCGCCTGCAGCCGCAGCCGCACCAAGCCGTTGTAGACGAGGATCACCA encodes the following:
- a CDS encoding LemA family protein, whose amino-acid sequence is MIIALVVLAVVVLMVILVYNGLVRLRLQAQNAWSDIDVQLKRRWDLIPNLVESVKGYASHERGTLESVTQARTQAMQAQGAGPAQRAQAEAQLTTALQGLTVAVEAYPQLQASGGFRDLQAQLAQIEDAVQNARRYYNAVVRDLNAKIMTFPSNLIAGPFGFHPREFFEAGAAEREVPKVAF